CTTTGCTCCATACCATAGTCGTGGGCTGGCCGAACCCCCCGATCCTGCCTACCCCTGGGTGCTGACGACGGGACGCCTCTATGGCCACTGGCATACCCAAACCCGCACTGGACGCATTGCCAAAATTACTAAAATGCATCCCCACCCCTTCCTGGAAATCCATCCCCGTGATGCGGAAAAGTTGGGGATAACCGCAGCCGATTGGGTCGAAGTGCGATCGCGCCGCGGCATAGCCCGTCTTCCCGTAAAACTAACCCCCGCGATCGCCCGTGGTACCGTGTTCATGCCCATGCATTGGGGCACCCTCTGGGCCGAGCAAGCCGAAGCGAATGCCCTTACCCATCCCCAAGCCTGCCCCTATTCCTTCGAGCCAGAGGTCAAAGCCTGCGCCGTCGACTTACGTCCGCTCAGGCCAGCAACGCCGATCGCTGAGCGTCCCCCCAGCCCAGTTTAGGTGGACACGCTGCCTGCTGGGAACCCACCGACCCCTCATGGCCGCGCTGCTGGTAGTGAGTCCGGCGTCAAAGTGTCGTTTGTGTCGCTGCCGATTTAGCATCTGGGGCCACCGGCAAGGGTGCCTCCCGAGTACCGTGACTCAGTTGGGTGCCGATGAACAGCGGCAGGGACACAGCCACAGCGGCAGCCGCCACGATGCCCAAAACCCTCTTCAGCCATTTAACCCGGCGTTCGTGCTGAAAGCGAATTTCTAAACGCTGCCGAAATGCCTCAATCTGCCTCAGTTCCTCTGTATTCATAAGCACTCCTTACTGCTTCTCACGCCTTGCCAAGCGGCGTATTACAGTGCTCTTGATGCCCCTATAGAGCTGGCCTGTTGCCCGGTTTGATGCAGTGTCGTAATCGCTTCGCGACGCCAAAAGGCCAATCGCGAGGATGAGTCCCCCTTCACTCCCTCACATCGCTTATATCTAGAGTATTCCCAGGCCCCCCGTCTCTCTCTAAACCCATTCTAAAAAAATTGGAGAAAACGTAGCTTAAAATACAATTTACCTTGACAAAAGGTGTCAAGAAAGACAGATTTATTTTAATTTAAGCTAAATTTAATTTGCGTAAAAAATAGTTGACAAAAAGCACTTCTTCTATTTGGGTTGGGAGATGCATAATTTCCCGATCCTAGGCCAGGTGGCAGGTCAGGTTGGTATAAGCATGTTTTTTAACTTTGAAGCAGAATTTGTCGAATCGTTACGCTGCATTCCCATGCAGGTGCGCTACAAGCTGGATACCTGCGGTGTCAAGCTCAAACTTCAGCATTGGCACCAGTTAACCCCCGCAATCCGACAGCAATTGGTGACCTTGCCCTGTGATACCCCGGCAGCGATCGCGGCCTATCGACAGCAACTTCAGCAGTGGGTGACCGAAGCCACCGGCTCCCCCGCTGGCGAACTAGCGATCGACCCTCACCCGCCCTGGTTACAAGCTGAGACAGTGCCAGACAGTGTGCAGGCCAAAGCGGCGGAATTTCAGGTGACGATCGCTCCCCTGCAATGGGCCAACCTTACCCCTTTGCAACGATTTGCCCTGATCAAACTCAGCCGTGCCAGCCACGAGAACCGGAATTTCTGGCCCGCCCTCCAGGAATTTGGGCTAGCCTGACTCTGTGCGTGCGTTTCACCTACAACTATCTGAGATGACTATATAACTATAAAGTGTAAAGTGACCTTCAAACTATGACTGTATAAAACCATGACTGTATACAGTAGTCTTCAATTATCTGCAAGGTCATAGTGGGCCAGGGCGTGTCTTGGGGAATGGTCTCAGGTGGCAGAAAGGTTGAGTGAAGGAGCAAGATGGCCGATCGCAAGCAAGATGGGCGGGGAATGGTGAAAAGTAGACACTGGGTTGCCAGGGGATGGCGACGCTGGCTCGGATTCTGTCTGGCAATGGGGTTAGGGTATTGGCTCGCTTGGGGAGGTATCCCAGGGATGGTTCACTGGGTTGTCCCTGCCGGTATGGCTCAGGTGCAACCGGGCGGAGTCAAACCGATCGCGCCATCAGCTAGTCAGCCGACACCGACGCCCACACCGACCACCCAATTCCCTTTAAATCTGAGCTTGCCCCCGGAACTAGAGCGTTTTTTTAGCAATCGGCCCTCGATGAGCCAAGCGGCTGTTAGCCTAGATGGGCAACCCTTGTTTCAAGTGGCGGCTCTCGACATAGCAACTGGGGACGATCCGGCAGCGGATTCTGTCTCGGTACAGGCACGGGTCCGGTTAATTGAGTCGCGCTTGAATCGCATTGCCACCCGTGGGTTTGATCCCAATACCTTAGCGGTCCAGATTGCCTGGGAGAATCAGCAGCCCGTCTTGATTGTGAACTCGCGGGCAGATGGCCGAACCTACCAGGATACGCTGCTCACGGTGACCGATCTCGATGCCCGGTTGCATGAGACGGATATGGAGACCTTAGCCCAGGAGTGGGCGGCCACCGTGGAAGCGGCCCTACGACGCTTTCAACAGGAACGCCAGCCCACCTTTCTCCGGCACCAGTTGCTCGTGGCGGCGGCCCTGTTTACGATGGCGGCGATCCTCAGTTTGCTCCTGCGCTACTGGCAACACCGTCTGCACCAGGAGCGCGATCGTCTGGCCCCTGTGGCCCACACTGAACCCAGCCCGTTAACGGCTACTGATCGGGATACCCCCCCTACCGTGACAACAACCCTGCTTCAGCAGCAGCTTCAAAATCGGCAACGACGCAGTGTTCTGGCTATCCAGCAGCTTTTTGCAGTGGTTGGACAGGTGCTCCTCTGGTTTAGTACGGTGTTCCTGATCCTGGGGCTTTTCCCCTATACCCGCTGGTTGCAGCCCCTGCTGTTGCGCTTGATCAATATCCCAGGGCGGTTGCTAGCGATCGCGGCCCTGTTCTATGTCCTGATGCGCCTGAGTGTGATGGGGATCGATCGCATTTTTACCCTCTTGCAGGAAGGTCCCGAATGGTCGCCGGAACAGTCACAACGGCGTGCCCTACGGTTTTCCACCTTTGCCAGTGTGTTAAAGGGGGTGGCGGTTGCCATCCTGGCGATGATCGGCGCGATCGTCGGGTTGTCCAGTGTGGGGGTCCAGATTGCTCCCCTACTGGCTGGGGCTGGGATTGTGGGGTTAGGCATTTCGTTAGCGGCCCAAAACCTGATCCGAGATATCATCAATGGCTGCTTGATTCTGCTGGAGGATCAGTATGGGGTGGGGGATGTGATTCGGGTGGGCGAGGTGTCGGGCTTGGTGGAATACATGGGCCTGCGTATGACCCAACTGCGGGATACGGACGGACGGCTGATCACCGTGCCCAATAGCTCGATTACGATCGTGCAAAACCTGACTAAAGAGTGGTCCCGTGTCGATTTAATGATTACCGTTGCCCTGACTGCCGATCTGGAGAAGGCGCTACAGGTGATCCAGCAGGTTGCCCAGGAGATGCGATCGGTCTATCCCTGGCAGGCGTTGATTCTCGATACCCCGCAACTATTAGGGGTAGAACACCTCGACCATGTGGGAGCCACCATCCGGCTCTGGATCAAGACCCTGCCCCAGAAGCAATGGGAGGTGGCACGGGAATATCGGCGGCGGCTGAAGTTGGCCTTCGATCGCGAGGGCATTGCGATCGGGGTGCCGCAACAGTCCGTCTGGTTCCACAGCCGCGTCACGCCCCTGCCACCCGATCGGATGACCCCACCAGGGGAAGCCCAACTCAGCAACTATCCCTAAACTCAAAATTGAACCCTCGGCATCGGGGAACGGGATGGTTAATACCGACTGCTTGATTCTAGATTATTAATAATTGTTAAGATTGTTAAGATCTAATTACTGTTTAGCGGTGATCTCGGTCTTAGATCCTGATTGACCGACAAAACTCGAACGGCCTCCACCCCAACCCCGCTCCCAGGGTGAACGGTCTGCCTCTCTGTTCTCAAGATACAAGGAGTGAGGACAGAGGGAGTGAGGACAGAGGCGTGAGAAGTGAGGGAAACTGAGCGACTATCTCTGTTCTCTTTTCTCTCTCCTCACTCCTCACGTCAGGGGAAAAGATGGGTCAGTCAAGCCGGTCTGAGATCGCCGTTGCCATCTACTGCTTCTGTGAGCCAGCCACTATGACGATCGGTCAGCGATTTCAGTCCAACCTCCCCAGTCGCCCCTGGATCATTGCGGGGGGTCTCCTGACGCTCGTGATCTTGGGGGTGGGATTAACCCGCCTCTTGCCCTGGTTGTCAGCGCAACGCAGTGAGCCGGAGCGGGTAGCAACGCCATTGCCCCAACGGGTGACGGTGGCGGCGTTGGGTCGTCTAGAGCCGAAAAGTGAGGTGATCCGGGTGAGTGGTCCGGTGGGAGAACGGATTGGTCAGTTACGGGTAGCTAGGGGGGATCAGGTAAAGGCCGGGCAGGTGCTGGCGGTCCTGGAAAGCTATCACGAACGGTTGGCGGAACGGAATCTCAGCGCTAGCCAACTGGCGGAGGCTGAGCAGCGGCTTCAGGCAGAAACCCAATTCCGGCAGGCCCAGGTCCGCGAGGCCCAAACCCGGATTCAACAAGTAGCCCAACCGAAGGCGTTTGAGGTGGAGGCCCAACAGGCCAGGGTACGGGAACTGGAGGCGAATTTAGCCCTAGCCCAGGCCGATCGCGATCGCGCGGCCAGTCTCTACCAGGAAGGCGCGATCGCCCAACAGGCCCTCGATCGCCAGGAAACCGAGGTCCGCCGGATCGAAGAACAGTTGCGCAATGCCCGCTCGACCCTGACCCAACTGCGGGAAGCCCGTCAGGTAGACACCCGCAATGCCCAGGCCCAACTCCAGGTGGCCCAAGCTAATTTGCCCCTGGCGCAAGTGCAAGCGGCGGTGGAGTCTGCCCGTCAAAACTTGAAACTGGCGGAAGCTCGCCTCGATCGCACCCTGATCCGGGCACCCCAGGATGGGCGGGTCCTGCAAATTCTGACCCGGGCCGGGGAAGCGATCGGCAACGCGGGCATTCTGGATTTGGGGGATACTCGCCAAATGAATGTGGTGGCAGAGGTCTATGAAACCGATGTCAATCTGGTGAAGGTGGGGCAACGGGCAACAATTACCAGTCGCAATGGGGCTTTTCCGGGTAGCTTGACGGGGAAAGTGATCGAAGTGGGCTGGCAAGTGTTTAAGAACGATGTCTTGGATGATGATCCGGCGGCTAATGCCGATGCCCGTGTGGTGGAAGTCAAAATCCGCCTGGATAACAGTCAACCCGTGGAAGCCCTGACGAATCTGCAAGTGGATGTCAAGATCGACGTGTCATGAGAACCCCTTTGGCTTGGCTGAACCTGGTTCATGAGAAAACCCGCCTGCTGGTGGCGATCGCCGGGGTGGCCTTTGCCGTGATGATTATTTTCATGAATTTGGGCTTCCTCGGTGCCCTGGGCACAGCAGCTAGTGCGATCTATACCAAACTCAACGCCGATATTGTGCTCAGTTCACCGAAAACTCTGGAAATTGGGTCGAGTAAACCGTTTCCGATCGACCGTCTGTATCAGGCAGCGGGCATTGAGGGGGTGGAGCGCGTGATGCCCCTTTACTTGGGAATCTCCCTCTGGCGCAATGCCGAAACGCGCAAGATGCGGGCGATTTTTATCTATGCCTTTAACCCCAATGATCCGGTTTTTCTGCTACCGGAACTGGCAACGCCGGAACTTCAGGCTGCCCTGCGCCGCCCCAATACGGTTCTCATTGATCAACGATCGCGCCCGGAATATGGTCCCCGCGACATTGGGATAGAGACGGAACTCAATCGCCGTGCTGCCACGATCGGGGGGCACTACGAACTGGGGGGCGGCTTTTCTGCGGATGGTACCCTCATCATGAGTGACCAGAATTTTCGGCGTTACTTTGACCCTCGCCCCCTGAATCTCATTGACTTTGGTCTGATCCAACTGACGCCAGGAACCGATACTGACGCGGTGGCAGCAAAACTGCGGCAGGTTCTACCCGCCGATGTGCGCGTCTTTACCCGCCAGGAAATTATGGATCGCGATCGCACGTTCTGGATTCAAACCACCTCCACCGGCTTCATCTTCGGTATGGGCGTTGTCGTTGCCTTGATTGTCGGTACGGTCATCGTTTATCAAATCCTCTATACCGACATCACCCAACACCGTGTCCAGTACGCTACCCTCAAGGCAATGGGATACCCCAGTACTTTTCTGTTTAGTCTCGTGCTGCAAGAGGCCCTGATCCTGGCCTGTCTGGGGTATATTCCTGGGTTTGCCATCTCCCTTGGTCTCTACGATATGGCCTATAAAGCCACAGCGGGAACGCTCCTCATCATGATGGATGCCCAACGGGCGATTCTCGTTTTTTGTCTCACCCTGGGCATGTGTACCGTATCAGGTCTGATTTCAGTACGAAAGGCCGTTGTCGCTGATCCGGCGGAGGTTTATTAGCCGTTATGTTACCGCCTCGTTACACCTTTCTCGCCTGGTTTAATCTCACCCACGAACCCCGTCGGTTGGTGACCGCGTTGGCGGGGGTAGCGTTTGCCGTATTGTTAATGTTTATTTTTCTAGGGTTTAAGAATGCGCTGTACGATAGCCAGGTACAACTGATTAAGATCCTGAATGCGGATATCGTGATTATCAATAGCATTAAGGACAATATGTTTGTGCCGGAGCAATTTGCCCTGCGGCGATTATATCAGGCCCGTGCATTTGAGGGGGTAGAGGCGGCTTATCCGCTCTATACCAATACAGCAGATTGGAAAAATCCCGTGACCAAGGAGACGCGCCCACTGCGGGTTCTAGCATTTAATCCCCATGATCCGGTGTTGTTAGTGCCAGAGGTACTGGAGAATGTATCGGCGCTCCAATTGCCGTGGACAGCATTGGTGGATGAAAAGGCGCGTCCGGAGATTGGCCCCATTCAACCTGGCATGGTGACTGAATTAATGAACCAACAGGTGCGAATTGTGGGGACCTTTCGTTTGGGGACGGATTTCGCAGCGGGAAATGGCAATGTGGTCATGAGTGATCAGAATTTCCTACGCTATTTTGCCCGTCTGGGGCCGGAGGTGGATAGCCGGACGTTGAATACGGTAGATGTGGGGTTGGTTAAGGTCAAGCCGGGGACGGATGTGGGGCTATTGGTGAAAACCCTGCGGGAACAATTGCCCAAGGATGTTCAGGTTTTAACGAAACGGGAGTTTGAGCAACAGGAACGTCGCTATTGGCAGGAGAATACGAACATTGGGTTTGTGTTTGGTCTGTTAACGTCGATGAGTTTTGTGGTGGGCATTATTCTGGTCTATCAAATCCTCTATACCGATGTGGCGGATCATTGGGCAGAATATGCCACGCTGAAGGCGATGGGCTATTCGGGGTTGCATCTATTGGGGGTGGTGATGCAGGAGGCGGTGATTTTGGCAATTTTAGGGTTCGTGCCAGGGATGATTGTGAGTCTGGGGTTATATGATCTCACCCAAAATACAACGGGGTTGTTGATGCAAATCACCCTAGAGCGATCGTTCAATATCTTTTTGATTACCCTATTAATGTGTTTAATTTCTGGCACGATCGCGGTCCGTAAGGTGTTAGCGGCTGATCCAGCGGAGGTATTTGGATGATGACTCAGGTAATGTTAAGCGATGATGTCAGGCCCATCAGTGCGCCAACGCTGGCGATCGAGGAGCCTGTGGTTAAAATTCGCAATTTAAATCATTATTTTGGCCACGGTGATCTGGCAAAACAGGTGTTATATGACATCAATTTGGATCTACCCAGAGGCCAGATTGTGATCATGACGGGGCCATCGGGTTCTGGGAAAACGACGCTTCTCAGTTTAATCGGGGGGTTGCGCACGGCCCAAACGGGCAGTTTAAGGGTTTTGGGACGGGAACTCGTGGGCTTAAATAAGTCGCAATTGGTGGATATTCGCCGCAATATAGGCTTCATTTTCCAGATGCATAATTTGTTTGAGTCGCTGACGGCCTCTCAAAATGTAGAGATGGCGGTAGAACTCTTCAACCATTGGCGGGATAAACGCCAAAAGGCAGTGGCCGTGCTAACCCAAGTCGGTCTAGCGGAGCGGGTGGACTATAAACCGAAGCATCTCTCTGGGGGTCAAAAACAACGGGTGGCGATTGCCCGGGCGCTGGTAAACCAACCGACCTTGATCCTGGCGGATGAACCGACGGCGGCGCTGGATAAGAAGTCGGGTCGGGATGTGGTGCTGTTGATGCAACGGCTGGCGAAGGAGGAGGGCCGCACGATCCTGATGGTAACCCACGATAATCGCATTCTAGATGTGGCCGATCGCATTATCAATTTGGTGGATGGGCGTCTGGAATCAGATGAAACGTTGGCTCATTTTGTCGCTTCCCATGACCCCAAAAGTCTCGATCGGCGGATGTTTATGATGTAAGGACCAAAAGCGATCAATCGCGATGCGGGTGTACTCCCCAGAAGGCAGCTTTTATTCCAGGGTTTATTCATGGTTGAACTCATAAAAAACATCCCCAGGTAAGCTGAGGATGTGGGCGTAGTTATTCGCAAAGGCTGTGAGTAAGGTGAGGAAAGAGGCAGCGATCGCTTAACGGGCCTGACTGCGTTGCAGGACTTGCTGAACTTCGCGGCTAGGGGTGTAGTTATAACCAAAGTTGGCGCGATCGCTATCATCCAGGATATGGGGCGTCAGGACAATCACAACCTCATTCCGGGATTTATCCGCCTGCCGACTGCGGAAAAGCGCACCGACAATTGGCAGATCACCCAAGACAGGCACCTTCTTAACCAATTCGCGATCCTGTTCGCTGATAATCCCAGCCAGAATCAGGGTTTGACCATCGCGGATCCGGATTGAGCCAGAATTCAGTTCCCGACGTGCAACTCGTGCAACCGCGATCGTCCCAGAAGGTGTAGTTGACGTTGCAACTTCTTGTGAGCCAGTGGGCGTAGAGATGACCGGTCGCACATTGAGGGTGACAAACCCATTATCATCAATCTTCTGGACTTCCACACTCAAGGTTAAACCGACATCAGTAAACTCGTTATTGATGGCGACCGTGGCTGCAACTGTGGCCGTCGCCGGTGAGATGGTTTCGACGACATTAGTCAAAACGCGATCGGCCAAAATTACATTTGCGGTTTCCCCTTCCTGCACTGTCAGGGTTGGATCAGTCAAGATCTTCGCATTGCCAGTTTGAACACTGGCATCCAACTGGGCCAGGAATTGCCGAGGATACTGGAACACTTGTGGTAGCCGATAGGCAACTTGGGCCGCCTCACCAATAAATCCAGGCAATGCCTGAATAGCAGCCCTAGCTGGAATGGGCGCACCATTGGGATTTAATAGGGGTGCAAACGACCCACCGCCCACGGTCAACTCCGAAAACAAACGGGGAATCCCATTGACATCAAAGAATTGGGGGGCAAGAGCTGCGGCTGTCGTTGCCACCAGATTGCCAGCCGGATTCCGGAAGGGTTCAAACGTCCCACCGCCAATCGTCAGTTCACTAAACCGCCGCGGCGTCCCATTCTTATCCAGGAATATCGCCACATTGTCTGTCGCTGTAATAGGGTTGCCCTGATCATCTAGACGCGCGGGGAAATTGCCACCCCCAATTGTTAATTCTTCAAAACGTCGAGGAGTCCCCGCCGTATCCAGGAAAAGGCTATTTTCTGGTGCGGCGATCGGACTACTATCCGGACCCAACAATGGCTTGAATTTACCGCCACCCACGGTCAGTTCACTGAACAATCGAGCTACACCATTCTCATCGTAGAACCGCTGTGGTCCTGTGCCTGCCGCAATCAGGTTATTGTCAGAACTCCGCAAGGGTTCATATCGACCCCCGCCCACCGTAAGTTCACTATACGCTCGGGGGATACCATTGCGATCGAAGAACAGTTGGGGACTCCCCGTCGTAGCATCAGCAGGCAAGCGGGCTGGACTAACAATATCTGCACCCGGTTTAAGGGGATTGCCCCCAGGGCCAAAGATGGAACCGGGCTGATTAGGTCTAGCTCGCAGAAACTGTCCAGTCACTGGATCACGGACCAATTCAGTCCCTTCCGGGTTATCAAATGGCGTAATCCCGGCAACCGGATTATTCACAATTGGGCGTCCAAAGCGACCGCCCGGATTGAGGGCAGGGTTCAAATCATTGCTAGAGGCAGGAGCAAATTGGCCAAAGCGAGCCGTACCATTGCCATTGTCGACCACAAAAAAGGAGTCATTAATGCCAAAGGAAAAACTACTATTCCAGTTTTCTAAGGAACTGAGGTTAACGTCTACAACCTTAACATTGACGGCAACCTGGCGTTTGCGCAAATCTTGCTGTTTCAGCAAGGCCGAGGCAATTTGCACCTGACGGCTATCTCCAATCAGTGTGACTTGGTTCAGCCGTTCATCCGTCACGACTGACAATCCTGTCAGCAAAAGGGGACCCGTTGAGAGTTGCTGACTAGCCGATAGCGGTTCGATCGTCGTTTGTGTTTCCTCCCGTTCCCGACGGTCAATCCCTGTCCCTTCTACGGTCCGCGTGGTTCGAGTCACCACCCGTTGCGTTTCTGCCCCTTGCGCACTTAAAAACGCCGCCGCCGCCGCGGCCTGCGCCTGATTCAGCCGTAAGGTCCGGGCCGCAATATCACGGGTTGCCAGCGGGAGCCGCTCACCCACAAAAATTGTGCGACCTATCCGGTTCGCCTGGAACCCACTGAGTTGGATAACATAATTAAAGACATCCTGGACTGGCTCATTTTCAATATCTAGGGTAATGGTGCGTTGGGCTGCTGCTGCTGCTGCTTGCGTATTCTGACCCTCTGGCCCGCCGCCTGGAGAGGCCCCCGTCTGCGGGGAATCTGAAAACGCCAGGTTCAGCCCCGCTGCCCGTGCCAACAGGGCCAACACATCCCGCACTGGGGCCTCCCGCAACACAAGACGCGGCACAATCTCATTGGTACCCAGGTCAATCGTCGCAGGTGTCGCATCAATATTCGACACCGACATATCCCCTAACGGCGGCGCAATGGCACGGGGTAAAAACGGCGGCGGTACGCTGGAAGCGGGCACCGGTGGCGGCCCCCCCGTAATCTCCACCTGCGGATTTGGAATCAACACATCATACTTCGGTGGCGTCGCAGGGCTGGGACTGGGGGAGGGCACCACCGGCTTTGGGGCTGCCTGCTGACCAGAAGTCGGCGGCGGCAACAACTGGGCCAACTCCAGCCTGGGAGTCGCTAACTTGACATCTGTGGGTAACTCCTTTGTACCTTGGGCTGGGTCATACCTCCCATTGTCTGCCGCAAGCTGGCCCTCACCCGGATTCAGACTCAGTACGATACGATCGCGATCGCGGCTGACTACCTCACCCAGAGGCCGTGCCTCACTGCCTTCCACCGTAATTCGCACCCCAGCGCCAAGCTGGCTCACCGTCACCGCCGCAATGCCTGGCGCCGGATTACTTTGCCGAAACTCATTCCCCTTGGGGAGGCGTAGCTGGGCATTCGGGACATCTGCTATCCACTTCTTACCCTTGGGCACTGCAAACACCTGCGTCTGTTGGTGCTCCTCTCCGCTCATCTTCAGCACCAGCGACAAACCCGCTGCCGTGGGAGTTAGCTCAACCTCTGTTACCTCAGTCGCACTTGCCCACGCGGGCTGCACAAGGGTGAATAAAGCTGTCGTCCCGCCCATCAAGGCGAGGGTTAAAGTCGGATGCAGTTTCACGGTCCTCTCCTCACTCAATTCGGACAATACTGGCACGTCATGCCGCTACAGTCTAACCAAAGAAATTGAATTCAACTACTGATCGATGACATCCTGTTAACAAAAGCGATCGCCTACTGTGGCTTCGCTGCCTTTTCTGCCTCATACGCCGCAATTTCCTCAGGTGAAAGGGCACGGATGGCTTGTAAGGTAAACGTCGTCTTGAGGGTGGGTTCCTGCGCCGTCGTCCTTAAAATTGGCTGATTCGAGGCTAAACCCGCTGGGGTTTGCGCCAAAGAAACCTCCAGTTGTGGCGCAGGGCGATCAGACTCTGCCGATAGACCTTGAATCAACAACAACGGCTCTAATCGCTCAATACTCCGCAGCACCGATTGTATAGCCCGAAAGTTCCCCTCCAACTCGATCGTAAAATTCGTCCGCTCTAACTTACCCTTGACCCCTGGTCCCAAGGAGTCATCCTCCACCACCTCCGTTTTCCCAGGCGCAAACTGGTTGATTTTGACATCCCGCTCCTGCGCAATCTGATTCAAAGTCAGCAGCAGCGTGTCCAGATTCCGGCTTTGGGAAAAGAACTTTGTCACCGTCTCCTGGCGTTGCAGCGCCTTCTCCAGATTCGCCTGGGCTTCAGCCACTGCGGCCTTACTGGCCTGCTTCTGCTCCACCTCTAGCCGCTTGGCCTGCACCTGACTATTGAGATCTTGGACCTGTTGCCATGCCGGGAGAACCTGCGTTGCTAACACATAAACCCCACCGGCTAGCCCCAGCACCGCAATAATTACCCCCCCAATGAGCGGTGTAAACGTAATCCCAAAAGCCGAGGGATATTGTTGGGGTTCAGTCCCCGTTGTTTGGATGGCTGTGGTCATGGCTGAAGTACTCCTGAGTCACGTAATGCCTCAATCCGAGCCACCAAACCGACGGCTCCATTACTGTCTAATTCTTTCAAGATTTCTGATGCCCCCACAGTGGTAAAGTTAGCGCTAATGGTGTACTCCACCACTTGCGGTAATTGCACTTCTACAATCGGCGGTTCCTGCGTCTGACCCCCCTCTCGGACTTCTGGCTCTTGCAGCGTCACTTGCGTCGGGTTATTCACCAGCTTAGATTCCGTTAGGGTCACTGCCTTCGCATCAAAGAGGGGCGATCGCTGAAGTGAGAGGATAAAATCATTAACCTGATCATGGGACTGGGCTAATCCGCTAATGGTTAACCCAGTTTCGGTCTCTTGAATCGTGTTGAACTGCACCCCAGTCGGTACCCGATCACTGAGGGACTGAAGCACCGCCGACCAAGGCTTGATCAGATTAAACACATTAATAAAGTCCGTCGTGACGCTGTTAACTGCCTCCACCTGTTGATTGATGGCTGCTGCCTCCTCCTGGCTTTTTTGTAAATCCGCCAGGGTTGCATCTAGGGTTGCCGATTCAGCCGTTAACGTCGCATTTTGGTTCTGGAGGAAAAACAGACCGCCAAAGGCAGCCGCTACGGGAATTACCCCCACCAGTAATCCCAAGATTAATGGTAGTGTGCCGGTAGTGGCAGCTCCCCGTCGGGAGACTGCCTCTGCCGCACCATATTCAGGGCGATCCTTGAGAAAGTTAATCTCTAATGAATACATCTGCGTTCAAGCCTCCCTCACGGCCAAACCTAAGACAATACCCAGCCCCGATCGTCGGGTTACTTCAATGTCCTCCGACCCTTCAATCCCCAGAACCTCAATCGGATCAATCTGAGTACTCGGCA
This DNA window, taken from Trichothermofontia sichuanensis B231, encodes the following:
- a CDS encoding PilN domain-containing protein — its product is MYSLEINFLKDRPEYGAAEAVSRRGAATTGTLPLILGLLVGVIPVAAAFGGLFFLQNQNATLTAESATLDATLADLQKSQEEAAAINQQVEAVNSVTTDFINVFNLIKPWSAVLQSLSDRVPTGVQFNTIQETETGLTISGLAQSHDQVNDFILSLQRSPLFDAKAVTLTESKLVNNPTQVTLQEPEVREGGQTQEPPIVEVQLPQVVEYTISANFTTVGASEILKELDSNGAVGLVARIEALRDSGVLQP
- a CDS encoding AMIN domain-containing protein → MKLHPTLTLALMGGTTALFTLVQPAWASATEVTEVELTPTAAGLSLVLKMSGEEHQQTQVFAVPKGKKWIADVPNAQLRLPKGNEFRQSNPAPGIAAVTVSQLGAGVRITVEGSEARPLGEVVSRDRDRIVLSLNPGEGQLAADNGRYDPAQGTKELPTDVKLATPRLELAQLLPPPTSGQQAAPKPVVPSPSPSPATPPKYDVLIPNPQVEITGGPPPVPASSVPPPFLPRAIAPPLGDMSVSNIDATPATIDLGTNEIVPRLVLREAPVRDVLALLARAAGLNLAFSDSPQTGASPGGGPEGQNTQAAAAAAQRTITLDIENEPVQDVFNYVIQLSGFQANRIGRTIFVGERLPLATRDIAARTLRLNQAQAAAAAAFLSAQGAETQRVVTRTTRTVEGTGIDRREREETQTTIEPLSASQQLSTGPLLLTGLSVVTDERLNQVTLIGDSRQVQIASALLKQQDLRKRQVAVNVKVVDVNLSSLENWNSSFSFGINDSFFVVDNGNGTARFGQFAPASSNDLNPALNPGGRFGRPIVNNPVAGITPFDNPEGTELVRDPVTGQFLRARPNQPGSIFGPGGNPLKPGADIVSPARLPADATTGSPQLFFDRNGIPRAYSELTVGGGRYEPLRSSDNNLIAAGTGPQRFYDENGVARLFSELTVGGGKFKPLLGPDSSPIAAPENSLFLDTAGTPRRFEELTIGGGNFPARLDDQGNPITATDNVAIFLDKNGTPRRFSELTIGGGTFEPFRNPAGNLVATTAAALAPQFFDVNGIPRLFSELTVGGGSFAPLLNPNGAPIPARAAIQALPGFIGEAAQVAYRLPQVFQYPRQFLAQLDASVQTGNAKILTDPTLTVQEGETANVILADRVLTNVVETISPATATVAATVAINNEFTDVGLTLSVEVQKIDDNGFVTLNVRPVISTPTGSQEVATSTTPSGTIAVARVARRELNSGSIRIRDGQTLILAGIISEQDRELVKKVPVLGDLPIVGALFRSRQADKSRNEVVIVLTPHILDDSDRANFGYNYTPSREVQQVLQRSQAR
- a CDS encoding GspMb/PilO family protein: MTTAIQTTGTEPQQYPSAFGITFTPLIGGVIIAVLGLAGGVYVLATQVLPAWQQVQDLNSQVQAKRLEVEQKQASKAAVAEAQANLEKALQRQETVTKFFSQSRNLDTLLLTLNQIAQERDVKINQFAPGKTEVVEDDSLGPGVKGKLERTNFTIELEGNFRAIQSVLRSIERLEPLLLIQGLSAESDRPAPQLEVSLAQTPAGLASNQPILRTTAQEPTLKTTFTLQAIRALSPEEIAAYEAEKAAKPQ